A genomic segment from Flavobacterium sp. 9R encodes:
- a CDS encoding bifunctional response regulator/alkaline phosphatase family protein — MDTIKILWVDDEIDLLKPHILFIEKKNYSVTTCNNGLDAISIFEENNFDIVFLDENMPGMSGLETLSEMKEKKSAIPMIMITKSEEEYIMEEAIGSKIADYLIKPVNPNQILLSLKKNLDHSRLISQKTTLDYQKEFRKISTEMAMVNSHEEWIELYKKLIFWELELENIDDQNMIEILESQKIEANSQFGKFIERNYEDWFAPKSDKPIQSHNLFKELVVPEIQKKDRPILFIVIDNLRYDQWKAFENVVANYYKLEKEVPYYSILPTATQYARNAIFSGLTPLEMEKKFPQYWKNDPDEGGKNLYEAEFLSAQLKRLGLNLKEDYFKITNLAGGKKLAESFKSLKENDLVTIVYNFVDMLSHAKTEMDVVKELASDDKAYRSLTLSWFKNSPLLEIIQQAQKLGFKLILTTDHGTINVKNPSKVVGDKNTSLNLRYKTGRSLTYEQKDVYAVKDPKEIGLPAINMTSSYIFAKNDLFLAYVNNYNHYVSYYKNTYQHGGISLEEMIIPFLVFNPK; from the coding sequence ATGGACACAATAAAAATTCTTTGGGTAGATGACGAAATCGATTTACTCAAACCACATATTCTCTTTATAGAAAAGAAAAACTATAGCGTAACCACCTGTAATAACGGTCTTGACGCTATAAGTATTTTTGAAGAAAACAATTTCGACATTGTTTTTTTGGATGAAAATATGCCTGGAATGAGCGGATTAGAAACCCTTTCTGAAATGAAAGAGAAAAAATCTGCCATACCAATGATTATGATTACCAAAAGTGAAGAAGAATACATCATGGAAGAAGCAATTGGTTCTAAAATTGCCGATTATTTGATTAAACCCGTAAATCCAAATCAAATCTTATTGAGTTTAAAGAAAAATTTAGATCACTCAAGACTAATTTCTCAAAAAACCACCCTAGATTATCAGAAAGAATTCAGGAAAATTTCTACTGAAATGGCGATGGTTAATTCTCATGAAGAATGGATTGAATTATATAAAAAATTAATCTTTTGGGAGCTTGAATTAGAGAATATTGACGATCAAAACATGATTGAAATTCTAGAGTCACAAAAAATTGAAGCCAATTCTCAATTCGGAAAATTTATAGAACGTAATTACGAAGATTGGTTTGCTCCTAAAAGCGATAAACCCATACAATCCCACAATTTATTCAAAGAATTAGTGGTCCCTGAAATACAAAAAAAAGACAGACCTATTCTTTTTATTGTAATCGACAACCTAAGATACGACCAATGGAAAGCTTTTGAAAATGTTGTTGCTAATTATTACAAACTAGAAAAAGAAGTTCCTTACTATTCTATACTTCCAACAGCAACCCAATATGCTAGAAATGCGATTTTTTCAGGCTTAACGCCATTAGAAATGGAAAAAAAATTTCCTCAATATTGGAAAAATGACCCCGACGAAGGAGGTAAAAACCTATATGAAGCAGAATTCCTAAGCGCACAATTAAAAAGATTAGGACTAAACTTAAAGGAAGATTATTTCAAAATAACAAACCTCGCTGGTGGAAAAAAACTAGCAGAAAGTTTTAAATCATTAAAAGAAAATGATCTTGTAACCATTGTTTATAATTTTGTAGATATGCTATCACATGCAAAAACCGAAATGGATGTGGTGAAAGAATTAGCATCAGATGATAAAGCGTACCGCTCACTAACATTAAGTTGGTTTAAGAATTCACCTTTATTAGAGATTATTCAACAAGCTCAAAAATTAGGTTTTAAATTGATTTTAACAACCGACCACGGTACAATAAATGTCAAAAACCCATCTAAAGTTGTAGGTGATAAAAACACGAGTTTGAATTTAAGATACAAAACAGGAAGAAGCTTGACTTATGAGCAAAAAGATGTTTATGCAGTAAAAGACCCAAAAGAGATTGGACTACCTGCTATAAATATGACTAGTTCGTATATTTTTGCAAAAAATGATTTGTTTTTGGCCTACGTTAACAATTATAACCATTACGTGAGTTACTATAAAAACACCTATCAACACGGCGGAATTTCATTAGAAGAAATGATTATTCCATTTTTAGTTTTTAATCCAAAATAA
- the lpxD gene encoding UDP-3-O-(3-hydroxymyristoyl)glucosamine N-acyltransferase, translating into MKFTAEQIAGILEGEVVGDPNTSVSRLSKIEEGTEGSLTFLSNPKYLNYIYSTQASITIVNETFEPESPITTTLIKVKDAYASFTKLLEFYNEVKRNKSGIEQPSVISENVKYGDNLYLGSFSYIGQNVVIGTNVKIYPNSFIGDNVVIGNNVTIFAGVNIYSETIIGNDCVIHSGVVIGSDGFGFAPRPDGTFDKIPQIGNVILEDGVDVGANTTIDRATLGSTIIRKGVKLDNQIQIAHNVEIGENTVIAAQTGIAGSSKVGKNSMLGGQVGIVGHLAIGDNVRIQAQSGVTRNVKDDEVIQGTPAFTYNDFNKSYVYFKKLPQLVAEIEELKKIINQKNGNNG; encoded by the coding sequence ATGAAATTTACAGCAGAACAAATAGCAGGTATTTTAGAAGGAGAAGTGGTTGGTGATCCAAATACATCGGTGTCTAGATTATCAAAAATTGAAGAAGGAACAGAAGGGTCGTTGACTTTTTTGTCTAATCCTAAGTATTTAAACTACATATATTCGACTCAAGCGTCAATAACTATTGTCAATGAAACCTTTGAACCAGAGTCTCCAATAACTACTACACTTATTAAAGTAAAAGATGCTTATGCTTCTTTTACCAAATTGCTTGAGTTTTATAACGAAGTAAAAAGAAATAAATCAGGAATTGAGCAACCATCTGTTATTTCCGAAAATGTAAAATACGGGGATAATTTGTATTTGGGAAGTTTTAGTTATATCGGACAAAACGTTGTGATTGGTACAAATGTTAAGATATATCCTAATAGTTTTATTGGTGATAATGTTGTGATTGGCAATAATGTTACTATTTTTGCCGGCGTTAACATTTATTCTGAAACCATAATAGGAAATGATTGCGTTATCCATTCTGGAGTTGTTATAGGTTCAGACGGATTTGGTTTTGCGCCAAGACCAGACGGTACTTTTGATAAGATTCCGCAAATAGGGAATGTAATTCTAGAAGATGGAGTAGACGTAGGAGCAAACACAACGATTGATAGAGCTACTTTAGGTTCAACAATAATAAGAAAAGGAGTTAAGTTAGACAATCAAATTCAGATTGCTCACAATGTTGAGATTGGTGAAAACACTGTTATTGCAGCTCAAACTGGTATTGCAGGATCTTCAAAAGTGGGAAAAAATTCTATGTTGGGTGGTCAAGTGGGTATAGTTGGACACTTAGCTATTGGAGATAATGTTCGAATTCAGGCCCAATCAGGTGTGACACGAAATGTCAAAGACGATGAGGTTATTCAAGGTACACCAGCATTTACATACAATGATTTTAATAAGTCGTATGTTTATTTTAAAAAGTTACCACAGTTAGTGGCAGAAATAGAAGAATTAAAAAAAATAATAAATCAAAAAAATGGAAATAATGGTTAA
- the efp gene encoding elongation factor P, with amino-acid sequence MASTSDIKNGLCIKHNHDIYKIIEFLHVKPGKGPAFVRTKLKSVTNGKVLDNTFSAGHKIDVVRVETHTFQFLYPEGNEFHFMNAETFEQITLNRNVLDAPDLLKEGENVMIQINTETDLPLSVDMAPSVVLEVTYTEPGVKGNTATNATKPATVETGATINVPLFINEGDKIKIDTATSSYMERVKE; translated from the coding sequence ATGGCATCTACTTCAGATATTAAAAACGGACTTTGTATAAAACATAATCACGATATATATAAAATCATTGAATTTCTTCATGTTAAACCAGGAAAAGGTCCTGCTTTTGTTAGAACGAAATTAAAGTCTGTTACTAATGGTAAAGTTTTAGATAATACTTTTTCTGCGGGACATAAAATCGATGTTGTACGTGTTGAAACACATACTTTTCAATTTTTGTATCCAGAAGGAAATGAATTTCATTTTATGAATGCTGAAACATTCGAACAAATTACATTAAACAGAAACGTTTTGGATGCTCCAGATTTATTAAAAGAAGGAGAAAATGTAATGATTCAAATTAATACAGAGACTGATTTACCTCTTTCTGTTGATATGGCGCCATCTGTTGTATTAGAAGTAACTTACACTGAGCCTGGTGTTAAAGGTAACACGGCAACAAATGCTACAAAACCAGCAACAGTTGAAACAGGTGCTACAATCAACGTGCCTCTTTTTATTAATGAAGGTGATAAAATTAAGATTGATACAGCTACTAGTTCTTACATGGAGCGTGTAAAAGAATAG
- the tsaE gene encoding tRNA (adenosine(37)-N6)-threonylcarbamoyltransferase complex ATPase subunit type 1 TsaE gives MTITFSIEQLDQVAKQLLEQNPNKVLLFNGEMGAGKTTLIKKLCENLGVNEPTSSPTFSLVNEYYTTNNQYIYHFDCYRLKTEIEALDMGIDEYLYSGHWCFIEWAEKITNLIPEQHSVITIEVLADGNRKLVLE, from the coding sequence ATGACAATCACATTTTCAATCGAACAACTTGACCAAGTTGCTAAACAGCTACTAGAGCAAAACCCAAATAAAGTACTATTATTCAATGGGGAAATGGGTGCAGGAAAAACTACCTTGATAAAAAAGCTTTGTGAAAATTTAGGAGTCAACGAACCAACAAGTAGCCCAACCTTTTCTTTAGTTAATGAGTACTATACCACTAACAATCAATATATCTATCATTTTGATTGTTATCGATTAAAGACAGAAATCGAAGCACTTGATATGGGAATTGATGAATACCTATATTCTGGACATTGGTGCTTTATCGAATGGGCTGAAAAAATCACTAATCTAATTCCAGAACAACATTCAGTAATTACGATAGAAGTACTTGCTGACGGAAATCGAAAACTGGTTTTAGAATAA
- a CDS encoding HD domain-containing protein, with product MSQINKLKIFNDPIYGFITIPNELIYDLIQHSYFQRLRRISQMGLSYLVYPGANHTRFHHALGCMHIMQKAVESLRFKGVVISPEEENALYIAILLHDIGHGPFSHAMESSIVEDVHHEAISLLFMQQLNKEFDSKLSLAIQVFKGEYHRKFMLQLISSQLDMDRMDYLKRDSFYSGVSEGNVNSERIIQMMNVVDDVLVIEEKGIYSVEKFLMSRRLMYWQVYLHKTSLVAESILTKILKRAKELTLKGEELTASSPLSFFMHNKVTMETFDADTLNLFSKLDDFDIISALKSWQDHPDFILSSLSKMIINRDLLKIKLSSEKVASEELLPLKERFVLENGITLAEANYFIFRGKIKNQAYSKEAEPIRILKKDKTIEDIVEASDQLNFKSVSKFVTKYYICFPKQLL from the coding sequence GTGAGCCAAATCAACAAACTCAAAATATTCAATGATCCTATTTACGGATTTATTACTATTCCGAATGAATTAATTTATGATTTAATTCAGCATTCTTATTTTCAGAGATTACGTCGTATATCTCAAATGGGGCTATCTTATCTTGTTTATCCAGGAGCCAATCATACTCGTTTTCATCATGCATTAGGTTGTATGCACATTATGCAAAAGGCTGTTGAGTCGCTTCGTTTTAAGGGAGTAGTTATATCTCCCGAAGAAGAAAACGCTTTATATATAGCTATATTATTGCACGATATTGGTCACGGACCTTTTTCTCATGCAATGGAAAGTAGTATTGTAGAAGATGTTCATCATGAGGCAATCTCTTTGTTGTTTATGCAGCAATTGAACAAAGAATTCGATAGTAAATTGAGTTTAGCTATACAAGTGTTCAAAGGTGAATACCATCGCAAGTTTATGTTGCAATTGATTTCGAGTCAATTGGATATGGATCGAATGGATTATTTAAAAAGAGATAGTTTTTATTCTGGAGTTTCAGAGGGAAATGTTAATTCTGAGCGAATTATCCAAATGATGAATGTGGTCGATGACGTTTTAGTGATTGAAGAAAAAGGGATTTATTCTGTAGAAAAGTTTTTAATGTCTCGTCGATTGATGTATTGGCAAGTGTATCTGCATAAAACGAGTTTGGTTGCTGAGTCTATTTTGACAAAAATTTTAAAAAGAGCAAAGGAGCTTACTTTAAAAGGTGAGGAGTTAACGGCAAGTTCACCATTGTCTTTTTTTATGCATAATAAGGTTACAATGGAAACTTTTGATGCTGATACCTTGAATTTGTTTTCTAAATTAGATGATTTTGACATTATCAGCGCTTTGAAATCTTGGCAAGACCATCCCGATTTTATTCTATCGTCATTGAGTAAAATGATTATTAATCGCGATTTATTGAAAATAAAGTTGAGCAGTGAAAAAGTTGCTAGCGAAGAATTGTTGCCACTCAAAGAGCGATTTGTGTTAGAAAATGGGATTACATTAGCTGAGGCTAATTACTTTATTTTTAGAGGAAAAATCAAAAATCAAGCCTATAGTAAAGAAGCTGAGCCTATACGTATTCTCAAAAAAGACAAGACAATTGAAGATATTGTCGAAGCCTCTGATCAATTGAATTTTAAATCTGTATCTAAGTTTGTTACAAAGTATTACATCTGTTTTCCAAAACAACTGTTATAA
- a CDS encoding nuclear transport factor 2 family protein, which translates to MSAKDFVKAFYKSDALIDSTILKEFIHPEIVIDWYSTEGYVQMNYNSLINLADELHKAYVRSKVRISHIIEENNLISVRYSHFVKTIENPREEMLLAHFMMIWEIKDDKLYRGYQMSQVS; encoded by the coding sequence ATGTCTGCAAAAGATTTTGTTAAAGCATTTTACAAATCGGATGCTTTGATTGATAGTACAATTTTAAAGGAATTTATTCATCCAGAGATTGTAATTGATTGGTATTCTACAGAAGGCTATGTTCAAATGAACTATAATTCCTTGATTAATTTAGCGGATGAGTTGCATAAAGCTTATGTAAGGTCTAAGGTGCGAATTAGTCATATTATTGAAGAAAATAATCTAATTTCTGTACGATATTCTCATTTTGTGAAAACGATAGAAAACCCTAGAGAAGAAATGTTATTGGCTCATTTTATGATGATTTGGGAGATTAAAGATGATAAACTTTACAGAGGTTATCAAATGAGTCAAGTATCCTAA
- a CDS encoding alanine dehydrogenase translates to MSISPFTKQQLMPQEEKLEVARHKSELFIGIPKETSYQEKRICLTPDAVNSLTFQGHRVMIESGAGESSSYSDKEYCDAGAEVTKDTAKVFSCPMILKVEPPTLAEIEMLNNKAIVLSAIQLKTRQKAYFEALARKKITALAFEYIKDEDGSYPAVKSLSEIAGTASILIASDLMITTEFGKGLLFGNITGVPPTEVVILGAGTVGEFAAKTAIGLGANVKVFDNSITKLRRLQNNLNQRIFTSTIQPKALLKALRRCDVAIGAMRGKERCPIVVTETMVEHMKKGAVIVDVSIDTGGCFETSEITSHEKPTFIKSNVLHYCVPNIPSRYSKTASLSISNIITPYLLQIAEDGGLESAIRCNKGLKNGVYLYHGILTNKAIGDWFDIQDNDINLIVF, encoded by the coding sequence ATGTCGATTAGCCCATTCACCAAACAACAGTTGATGCCCCAAGAAGAGAAATTGGAAGTTGCAAGACATAAAAGTGAGCTTTTCATTGGGATTCCTAAAGAAACCAGCTATCAAGAAAAACGAATTTGCCTAACTCCTGACGCTGTTAATTCGCTAACCTTTCAAGGGCATCGCGTAATGATTGAATCGGGTGCTGGCGAAAGTTCAAGCTACAGTGACAAAGAATATTGTGATGCGGGTGCCGAAGTAACTAAAGATACTGCCAAAGTCTTTAGTTGTCCAATGATTTTAAAAGTTGAACCACCTACTCTAGCAGAAATAGAAATGCTCAACAATAAAGCGATTGTTCTCTCTGCTATTCAATTAAAAACAAGACAAAAAGCTTATTTTGAAGCTTTAGCCAGAAAAAAAATTACAGCTTTAGCCTTCGAATATATTAAAGATGAAGACGGTTCCTACCCAGCCGTAAAATCCTTGAGCGAAATAGCTGGAACCGCTTCCATACTCATTGCCTCAGATTTAATGATTACTACAGAGTTTGGTAAAGGTTTATTATTTGGCAATATCACAGGTGTACCTCCAACCGAAGTAGTGATTCTTGGCGCGGGAACTGTGGGTGAGTTTGCAGCCAAAACAGCCATTGGACTTGGTGCTAATGTAAAAGTCTTTGACAACTCAATTACCAAATTAAGACGTTTACAAAACAATTTAAACCAACGCATATTCACTTCTACCATCCAACCCAAAGCATTATTAAAAGCATTAAGAAGGTGCGATGTAGCTATCGGAGCTATGCGTGGCAAAGAACGCTGCCCAATTGTGGTAACAGAAACTATGGTCGAGCACATGAAGAAAGGTGCAGTAATCGTTGATGTAAGTATTGATACTGGTGGTTGTTTTGAAACCTCCGAAATAACAAGTCACGAAAAACCAACGTTTATTAAAAGCAATGTCTTGCACTATTGCGTTCCTAATATTCCATCTCGATATTCTAAAACTGCTTCCCTTTCTATTAGCAACATCATTACACCTTATTTACTTCAAATCGCCGAAGATGGTGGTTTAGAGAGCGCTATACGTTGCAACAAAGGTCTAAAAAACGGAGTGTATTTGTACCACGGCATACTAACTAACAAAGCCATTGGTGATTGGTTTGACATTCAAGATAACGATATTAATTTAATTGTTTTTTAA
- a CDS encoding UDP-3-O-(3-hydroxymyristoyl)glucosamine N-acyltransferase — MKFHKEIALQDIASLIGCSFVGAPDFPVLGMNEIHVVEPGDIVFVDHPKYYDKALQSAATIVLINKEVACPEGKALLISDDPFRDFNKLTRHFKPFVASNVTISLSAKIGVNTVIQPNVFIGNEVVIGDNCLIHSNVAIYDHTVIGDNVIIHSGTVLGADAFYYKKRDTGFDQLISGGRVVIESNVGIGALCTIDKGVTGDTRIGEGTKLDNQVHVGHDTVIGKKCLIASQTGIAGCVIIEDEVTLWGQVGTTSGITIGSKAVVMGQTGVTKSVEGGKSYFGTPIQESREKLKQLANIKKIPEILNKLK; from the coding sequence ATGAAATTCCATAAAGAAATTGCTTTACAAGATATCGCTTCATTAATCGGGTGCTCATTTGTGGGTGCCCCTGATTTTCCTGTTTTGGGTATGAACGAAATCCATGTGGTTGAACCTGGAGATATTGTTTTTGTTGACCACCCAAAGTATTACGACAAAGCTTTGCAATCTGCAGCTACTATTGTTTTAATTAATAAAGAAGTTGCGTGTCCAGAAGGAAAAGCACTTTTGATTTCTGATGATCCTTTTAGAGATTTTAATAAGTTGACAAGACATTTTAAGCCTTTTGTAGCTTCAAATGTTACCATAAGTTTGTCAGCAAAAATTGGAGTTAATACTGTAATTCAACCAAACGTTTTTATTGGAAATGAAGTTGTGATTGGAGATAATTGCTTGATTCATTCTAATGTTGCTATATATGACCACACCGTTATTGGCGATAATGTTATTATTCACTCTGGTACTGTTTTGGGAGCCGATGCTTTTTATTATAAAAAAAGAGACACTGGGTTTGATCAATTAATTTCTGGAGGAAGAGTAGTTATTGAGAGTAACGTTGGAATAGGAGCGCTTTGCACTATAGATAAAGGTGTTACAGGTGATACAAGAATTGGAGAAGGTACTAAGTTAGACAATCAAGTACATGTTGGACACGATACTGTTATTGGTAAAAAATGTCTAATTGCTTCTCAAACAGGTATTGCAGGTTGCGTGATTATTGAAGATGAAGTAACATTATGGGGTCAGGTTGGAACAACAAGTGGAATAACCATTGGATCTAAAGCGGTTGTAATGGGCCAAACTGGTGTTACTAAGTCTGTTGAAGGTGGTAAATCATATTTTGGTACTCCAATCCAAGAATCAAGAGAGAAGTTGAAACAGTTAGCTAATATCAAAAAGATTCCAGAAATTTTAAACAAATTAAAATAA
- the lpxA gene encoding acyl-ACP--UDP-N-acetylglucosamine O-acyltransferase, translating into MNQPLAYVHPGAKIAKNVVIEPFTTIHNNVVIGDGTWIGSNVTIMEGARIGKNCNIFPGAVISAVPQDLKFGGEDSLAIIGDNCTIRECVTINRGTIASGQTTLGNNCLVMATAHIAHDCHIGDNAIIVNGVALAGHVIVGKYAVIGGLAAVHQFIHIGDHAMVSGGSLVRKDVPPFTKAAKEPLSYVGINSVGLRRRGFTTEKIKEIQDIYRILYQKNYNTTQALGIIEAEMEATPERDEIIDFIRNSSRGVMKGYSGNY; encoded by the coding sequence ATGAATCAACCATTAGCATATGTACATCCTGGGGCAAAAATTGCCAAAAATGTTGTGATAGAACCTTTTACAACAATTCATAATAATGTTGTGATTGGCGATGGTACTTGGATAGGCTCGAATGTCACAATTATGGAAGGTGCTCGAATTGGTAAAAATTGCAATATTTTTCCAGGGGCAGTTATTTCAGCAGTGCCTCAAGATTTAAAATTTGGAGGAGAAGATTCTTTGGCCATCATTGGAGATAATTGTACAATTAGAGAATGTGTAACCATCAATAGAGGAACTATTGCTTCAGGTCAAACGACTTTAGGTAATAATTGTTTAGTTATGGCAACTGCTCATATTGCCCACGATTGTCATATTGGTGACAATGCGATTATAGTAAATGGAGTTGCTCTAGCAGGTCATGTAATTGTTGGAAAATATGCTGTAATAGGCGGATTAGCTGCAGTTCATCAATTTATTCATATTGGTGATCATGCAATGGTTTCAGGTGGGTCTTTGGTAAGAAAAGATGTGCCTCCTTTTACAAAAGCAGCTAAAGAACCTTTATCTTATGTGGGGATTAATTCAGTTGGTCTAAGAAGAAGAGGTTTTACTACCGAAAAAATCAAAGAGATACAAGATATTTATAGAATTTTGTATCAAAAAAATTATAACACTACTCAAGCTTTGGGAATTATCGAAGCAGAGATGGAAGCTACACCAGAACGTGATGAGATTATAGATTTTATTCGTAATTCATCTAGAGGAGTTATGAAAGGCTATTCTGGGAATTATTAA
- a CDS encoding GNAT family N-acetyltransferase, producing the protein MKNPKTKIDIIPFSLTHKESIKTLNLEWLQKFFKVEPKDELVLSNPVEEIINKGGKIYYAQHLDEIVGTVSLLKIDTTTFELSKMAVTEKVQGLGIGRQLIEFCIEEAQKHGIQKLILYSNRQLKSALHLYESFGFEEIPVESGVYERADIKMELLLSQ; encoded by the coding sequence ATGAAAAATCCAAAAACCAAGATAGATATCATCCCTTTTTCGCTAACCCACAAAGAATCCATTAAAACATTAAATTTAGAATGGTTGCAAAAATTTTTCAAAGTAGAACCTAAAGACGAATTGGTTCTAAGTAACCCTGTTGAAGAAATAATAAATAAAGGCGGAAAAATATATTATGCTCAACATTTAGATGAAATAGTAGGGACTGTTTCATTATTAAAAATTGACACTACTACTTTCGAATTATCCAAAATGGCAGTCACCGAAAAAGTTCAAGGATTAGGAATTGGTAGACAACTAATAGAATTTTGCATAGAGGAAGCTCAAAAACACGGTATTCAAAAATTAATTTTATATTCCAACCGGCAATTAAAATCTGCACTGCACTTGTATGAATCATTTGGTTTTGAGGAAATTCCAGTAGAATCTGGTGTATACGAAAGAGCCGATATCAAAATGGAACTCCTTTTGTCTCAGTGA
- a CDS encoding bifunctional UDP-3-O-[3-hydroxymyristoyl] N-acetylglucosamine deacetylase/3-hydroxyacyl-ACP dehydratase: MVKQKTIKTEISLTGVGLHTGKEVTMTFKPAPVNNGFTFVRVDLEGQPIIEADANYVVNTQRGTNLEKLGVKIQTPEHVLAALEGCDLDNIIIELNASELPIMDGSSKYFVEAIEKAGIEEQNAKRNVYVVKEIISFTDEATGSEILVMPNDHYSVTTMVDFGTKILGTQNATMKSIADFKTEISESRTFSFLHELESLLDNGLIKGGDLNNAIVYVDKEISASTMENLKVAFGKDSISVTPNGILDNLTLHYPNEAARHKLLDVVGDLALIGTKIQGKVIANKPGHYVNTQFAKKMAKLIKIEQRNFVPVYDLNQEPLMDIHKIMSVLPHRPPFLLIDRIIEMTDTYVAGMKNVTMNENFFVGHFPDAPVMPGVLIVEAMAQTGGILVLSTVPDPENYLTFFMKIDKVKFKHKVLPGDTLIFKCDLITPIRRGICHMQANAYANGKLVAEAELMAQIARKQ; encoded by the coding sequence ATGGTTAAACAAAAAACCATCAAAACGGAGATTTCCTTAACTGGTGTTGGATTGCATACAGGGAAAGAAGTTACTATGACTTTTAAACCTGCTCCAGTAAATAATGGTTTTACATTTGTTAGAGTTGATCTTGAAGGGCAACCAATCATAGAAGCAGATGCTAATTATGTTGTAAATACACAAAGAGGAACTAATCTTGAAAAATTAGGGGTTAAAATTCAAACTCCTGAACATGTTTTGGCGGCATTGGAAGGTTGCGATTTAGATAATATTATTATCGAATTGAATGCTTCTGAGTTACCAATTATGGACGGTTCTTCAAAGTATTTTGTTGAAGCAATTGAAAAAGCTGGAATTGAAGAACAAAATGCCAAACGTAATGTGTATGTGGTAAAAGAAATTATTTCATTTACTGATGAAGCTACTGGTAGTGAAATTCTTGTAATGCCAAATGATCACTATTCAGTAACAACTATGGTAGATTTTGGAACTAAAATTTTAGGTACCCAAAACGCTACTATGAAAAGCATAGCTGATTTCAAAACTGAAATTAGCGAATCAAGAACTTTTAGTTTTTTACATGAATTAGAATCTCTTCTAGATAATGGATTAATTAAAGGAGGAGACCTTAATAACGCGATAGTGTATGTAGATAAAGAAATTTCTGCAAGTACTATGGAAAATCTTAAAGTTGCTTTTGGTAAAGATTCTATCTCTGTAACGCCAAATGGAATTCTAGACAATCTAACATTGCATTATCCAAACGAAGCAGCAAGACATAAATTATTAGATGTAGTTGGAGATTTAGCGCTTATTGGAACAAAAATTCAAGGAAAAGTTATCGCAAATAAACCAGGTCATTACGTAAATACTCAATTTGCTAAAAAAATGGCAAAATTGATTAAAATTGAACAACGTAATTTTGTTCCTGTTTATGACTTGAATCAAGAACCTTTGATGGACATTCATAAAATCATGTCGGTTTTACCTCATAGACCTCCATTTTTGTTGATTGATCGTATTATTGAAATGACAGATACTTATGTAGCTGGAATGAAAAATGTAACAATGAATGAAAATTTCTTTGTAGGCCATTTTCCAGACGCTCCAGTTATGCCAGGAGTTTTAATTGTTGAAGCTATGGCTCAAACAGGAGGAATTTTAGTATTGAGTACAGTTCCAGATCCTGAAAATTATTTGACTTTCTTTATGAAAATTGATAAAGTTAAATTCAAGCATAAAGTACTTCCAGGAGATACTTTAATTTTTAAATGTGATTTGATTACACCTATCAGAAGAGGAATATGTCATATGCAAGCTAATGCTTATGCTAATGGTAAATTAGTAGCTGAAGCAGAATTAATGGCTCAAATTGCTAGAAAACAATAA